In Tiliqua scincoides isolate rTilSci1 chromosome 1, rTilSci1.hap2, whole genome shotgun sequence, the following are encoded in one genomic region:
- the GPR75 gene encoding probable G-protein coupled receptor 75, whose protein sequence is MWHHHAWALRPEGPAQPAEGRTGQRLRARAGGPWLRRRARGGDGARRDSSRRGAALRRCPLRRQASQQRRAAGGSSPAPAVRLPLARSSAGGSRAELLLHVGGASFQPQDSRSPGRPEDAPRARRSAAPRPRRLVRRARSPLAWKERPARAPLRPQRPWERRGPELPPPQKRMPLESVGLPPSEAWIGSQPERAGTCGGWGGRLRQSLPRKHTHPTRRMRRQGFLWLYKYSSPTLDLKCLASGSGVLLPVRMNLTDWAEAKRTDHSNSSSQLPRSWDSNDTFSFQGDLQEIIHTATLVTCTFLLAIIFCLGSYGNLIVFLSFFDPAFRKFRTNFDFMILNLSFCDLFICGVTAPMFTFALFLDSAAGIPDAFCFTFHLTSSGFIIMSLKTVAVIALHRLRMVLGKQPNRTASFPCTLLLTLLLWTTSFTLATLATMRSHKSRLCLPISSLVSGEGKIIPYLYVIDFISCVTVVSVSYIMIAQALRKNAQVRKCPPSITVDASRPQPFIGPLATGYADGVQCAVPALYRNQNYNKLQHVQTHGYTKNLSQLSAPAVSRFQLVSTVNLSTAKDSRAVVTCVVIVLSVLVCCLPLGISLVQDVLSRNSGFILYQFELCGFTLIFFKSGLNPFIYSRNSAGLRRRVLWCLQYLTLAFICCKQKTRLRAVGKGSLEANRNKSSHHETNSAYMLSPKPQKKFVDQACGPSHSKESVLSPKASVGHQHYGGQSSSTPMNTRIEPYYSIYNSCPSQEVSTPNSLQPANSPFRFAKSYIAMHYHTTNDLVRDFDSTSAKQIPVPSV, encoded by the exons ATGTGGCACCATCATGCATGGGCTTTG CGGCCAGAGGGCCCCGCACAGCCCGCAGAGGGACGGACGGGGCAGCGCTTGCGCGCGCGCGCGGGGGGGCCTTGGCTGCGCCGCAGGGCTCGCGGAGGGGACGGGGCACGGCGAGACTCCTCCAGGCGAGGGGCCGCCCTGCGCAGGTGCCCTCTCCGGCGCCAGGCGTCGCAGCAGAGGCGCGCCGCTGGGGGTTCGTCGCCTGCGCCAGCCGTCCGCCTCCCCCTCGCACGCTCCAGCGCGGGAGGCAGCCGGGCCGAGCTGCTGCTGCACGTCGGCGGCGCTTCCTTCCAGCCGCAGGACTCGCGGTCCCCAGGCCGGCCGGAGGATGCTCCCCGCGCCCGCCGCTCGGCTGCACCACGCCCGCGGCGCCTGGTAAGGAGAGCCCGCTCCCCCTTGGCCTGGAAGGAGCGCCCGGCCCGCGCCCCGCTCCGTCCGCAGCGCCCCTGGGAACGCCGAGGCCCAGAACTGCCCCCGCCTCAGAAGCGCATGCCGTTAGAGTccgtggggcttcctcccagcgaagcgtggataggatcgcagcccgAGAGAGCAGggacctgtggtgggtggggaggcaggctgaggcagagcctcccacgcAAGCACACTCATCCCACGCGCAggatgaggaggcag GGCTTCCTGTGGTTGTACAAATACTCTTCACCCACCTTGGACCTCAAGTGTTTAGCGTCAGGCAGTGGAGTGTTACTTCCTGTGAGGATGAACCTGACGGATTGGGCTGAGGCAAAGAGAACAGATCACTCTAACTCCTCATCGCAATTGCCACGATCTTGGGACAGCAATGACACCTTTTCCTTCCAAGGGGATCTTCAGGAGATTATTCACACAGCCACCCTGGTCACATGCACCTTCCTGCTGGCTATCATCTTCTGCTTGGGTTCCTATGGCAACCTCATTGTCTTCTTGTCCTTCTTTGACCCAGCCTTCCGGAAGTTCAGGACCAACTTTGATTTCATGATCCTCAACTTGTCCTTCTGTGACCTCTTCATCTGTGGAGTGACTGCCCCCATGTTCACCTTTGCTCTCTTCTTGGATTCTGCAGCTGGCATCCCTGATGCTTTCTGCTTCACCTTCCATCTTACTAGCTCTGGTTTCATCATCATGTCCCTCAAGACAGTGGCAGTCATCGCCCTTCACCGACTACGCATGGTGTTAGGAAAGCAGCCCAATCGAACTGCCTCTTTTCCTTGCACTCTCTTGCTCACCTTGCTCTTGTGGACCACTAGCTTCACTCTTGCCACACTGGCTACTATGAGGAGCCATAAATCACGTCTCTGCCTTCCCATCTCCAGCCTGGTCAGTGGTGAGGGAAAGATCATCCCTTACTTATACGTGATTGACTTCATTTCTTGCGTGACTGTGGTCTCAGTCTCTTATATCATGATAGCCCAGGCCTTGAGGAAAAATGCCCAAGTGAGGAAATGCCCTCCCAGCATCACAGTTGATGCCTCCAGGCCTCAGCCTTTCATTGGACCACTTGCAACAGGGTATGCTGATGGCGTACAGTgtgctgtgccagctctgtacAGGAATCAAAACTACAACAAATTGCAGCATGTTCAAACTCATGGGTACACAAAGAATCTCAGCCAGCTGTCTGCACCTGCAGTTAGCAGATTCCAGCTGGTGTCCACAGTTAACTTGTCCACAGCCAAGGACTCTAGGGCTGTGGTCACATGTGTGGTGATTGTCCTTTCTGTCTTAGTTTGCTGCCTCCCATTGGGCATCTCCTTGGTGCAGGATGTCTTGTCCAGGAACAGTGGCTTCATCCTCTACCAGTTTGAACTGTGTGGATTTACCCTTATTTTTTTCAAATCTGGATTAAACCCTTTTATATATTCCCGTAACAGTGCTGGGTTGAGAAGGAGAGTTCTTTGGTGCCTTCAGTACCTCACCCTTGCTTTTATCTGCTGCAAGCAGAAAACCAGGCTTCGAGCTGTGGGCAAAGGGAGCCTGGAGGCCAACAGAAACAAGTCATCTCATCACGAGACCAACTCAGCCTATATGCTGTCTCCAAAGCCTCAGAAGAAGTTTGTGGACCAAGCGTGTGGCCCCAGTCATTCCAAGGAGAGTGTACTGAGCCCTAAGGCCTCCGTGGGTCACCAGCATTATGGAGGCCAGAGTAGCTCCACCCCAATGAACACCCGTATTGAACCTTATTATAGCATCTATAACAGCTGCCCTTCCCAGGAAGTGAGTACTCCCAACAGCCTGCAGCCTGCAAACTCTCCATTTCGATTTGCCAAATCCTATATTGCCATGCACTACCACACCACTAATGACCTCGTACGGGATTTTGACAGTACTTCTGCTAAACAGATTCCTGTCCCCTCAGTATAG